In one Cherax quadricarinatus isolate ZL_2023a chromosome 100, ASM3850222v1, whole genome shotgun sequence genomic region, the following are encoded:
- the LOC128704712 gene encoding gastrula zinc finger protein XlCGF57.1-like, translating into MKFPLLKNMEKHKGNKPYQCPECLKCFTEKGNLVTHMRVHTGDKPFHCSECLKCFTEKGNLVTHMRVHTGDKPFHCSECLKCFTQKSNLVTHMRVHTGDKPFHCSECLKCFARKSSLVTHMRVHTGDKTFQCSECLKCFNQKGSLVTHMRVHTGDKTFQCSECLKRFTQKGSLVTHMRVHTGDKTFQCSECLKCFTQKGNLVKHMREHTRDKPFPCSECLKCFTRKSSLLTHMQVHTGKKPFQCSECLKCFTQKGSLVAHMRVHTGDKTFQCSECLKCFTQKGSLVTHMRVHTGDKTFQCSECLKCFTQKGSLVTHMRVHTGDKPFQCSKCLKCFTQKGNLVTHMRVHTGDKTFQC; encoded by the coding sequence ATGAAATTTCCTCTCTTGAAAAATATGGAAAAACATAAAGGaaataaaccatatcagtgtccagagtgtctgaaatgttttactgaaaaaggcaatcttgtgacacatatgcgagtacatacaggagataaaccatttcattgttccgagtgtctgaaatgttttactgaaaaaggcaatcttgtgacacatatgcgagtacatacaggagataaaccatttcattgttcagagtgtctgaaatgttttactcaAAAAAGcaatcttgtgacacatatgcgagtacatacgggagataaaccatttcactgttccgagtgtctgaaatgttttgctcgaaaaagcagtcttgtgacacatatgcgaGTACACACAGGAGATAAAACatttcaatgttcagagtgtctgaaatgttttaatcaAAAAGGCAGTCTAGTGACACATATGCGAGTACACACAGGAGATAAAACatttcaatgttcagagtgtctgaaacgTTTTACTCAAAAAGGCAGTCTAGTGACACATATGCGAGTACACACAGGAGATAAAACatttcaatgttcagagtgtctgaaatgttttactcaAAAAGGCAATCTTGTGAAACATATGCGAGAGCACACAAGAGATAAACCATTTCCGTGTTccgagtgtctgaaatgttttactcgAAAAAGCAGTCTTTTGACACATATGCAAGTACACACAGGAAaaaaaccatttcagtgttcagagtgtctgaaatgttttactcaAAAAGGTAGTCTTGTGGCACATATGCGAGTACACACAGGAGATAaaacatttcagtgttcagagtgtctgaaatgcttTACTCAAAAAGGtagtcttgtgacacatatgcgagtacatacaggagataaaacatttcaatgttcagagtgtctgaaatgttttactcaAAAAGGCAGTCTAGTGACACATATGCGAGTAcacacaggagataaaccatttcaatgttcaaagTGTCTCAAATGTTTTACTCAAAAAGGcaatcttgtgacacatatgcgaGTACACACAGGAGATAAAACATTTCAATGTtaa